The Paenibacillus macerans genome includes a window with the following:
- a CDS encoding BglG family transcription antiterminator, whose product MNDRQKGILHMLLKENRSHVRVQDIAAELNCSEKTIRNDFDEIERYLAEHTTAELLRKPGIGVSLAIGEREKEELLATLVWSASDQEYKTDAKRFAAIAYRLLMESRPTTIRELAAQHFVNKAAIKKDLERLQPWFKKYNLAIVSKQRVGVTAEGEERNIRAALSKLSQLTGQAGNHFIKNRFAPHEIELVTRELKRLETEAGLSFTDEAMDNLLVHTLLMVRRTKLKQPISFSEQERSLIREKREFPWTEAFARRLERVFAVRFPEDEVAYLTAHILGGKIRSQTRIEAGIPESGPTGASDQRDHVSGLAESLVRRMSALTLVDFARDPILMEGLRIHLHSAVNRLSYGLIVTNPMLPDIKKMYPYMFDMVIDATRRMGDDLPFAIPEEEAAYLTLHFQAAVERLSQPAAKPKQIITVCHMGIGVSHILRTKLERKFPELKVLDSVRKVDLPAYLARETVDFIVSTTPLENVKPPHIVVSPLLDSRDIRKLEGFIGRMNEESDPSDSGSILRQFTRPSLVFPLACFGHRFEIIEYLANRLHEQGFVEQDYAHQALLRERVSATTIGGGIAIPHGDPKLIRSSQIAVATLKEPLDWDQEKVSVVFMLALDHRDQDSMKKLFQRLSLLSEQPSAVERIIRADTPEELLGCL is encoded by the coding sequence AAAAAGGAATTCTTCACATGCTTTTAAAAGAAAACCGCTCCCATGTTCGGGTTCAGGATATAGCGGCAGAGCTGAACTGTTCGGAGAAAACGATCCGCAACGATTTCGATGAGATCGAACGGTATTTGGCGGAGCACACCACGGCCGAGCTGCTGCGTAAACCCGGGATTGGCGTATCGCTCGCGATCGGGGAACGGGAAAAAGAGGAGCTCTTGGCCACGCTCGTCTGGTCGGCTTCGGATCAGGAATATAAAACGGACGCCAAGCGGTTCGCGGCGATCGCCTACCGGCTGCTGATGGAAAGCCGGCCCACAACGATACGGGAGCTCGCGGCCCAGCATTTCGTAAACAAGGCCGCCATCAAAAAAGATCTGGAGCGGCTTCAGCCATGGTTCAAAAAATACAACCTCGCCATCGTCTCCAAACAAAGGGTCGGCGTCACCGCCGAAGGCGAGGAGCGGAATATACGGGCCGCTTTGTCCAAACTGTCCCAACTGACGGGCCAAGCCGGAAACCATTTCATCAAGAACAGGTTTGCGCCCCACGAAATCGAGCTCGTTACCCGCGAGTTGAAGCGGCTGGAAACGGAGGCCGGGCTTTCTTTCACGGACGAAGCTATGGACAATCTGCTCGTGCATACGCTGCTGATGGTGCGGAGAACGAAGCTGAAGCAGCCGATCTCTTTTTCGGAGCAGGAAAGGTCGCTCATTCGGGAAAAGCGGGAATTCCCCTGGACGGAAGCATTCGCCCGGAGGCTGGAGCGGGTTTTCGCCGTCCGCTTCCCTGAAGATGAGGTGGCCTATTTAACCGCCCATATCCTCGGCGGAAAAATCCGCTCCCAGACGCGGATCGAAGCGGGCATCCCCGAAAGCGGCCCAACCGGTGCTTCCGATCAGCGGGACCATGTCTCCGGCTTGGCGGAATCGCTCGTGCGGAGAATGTCCGCGCTGACCCTGGTCGATTTTGCCCGGGACCCGATTCTGATGGAAGGGCTGCGCATTCACCTGCATTCGGCGGTAAACCGCCTAAGCTATGGACTGATCGTAACCAACCCGATGCTTCCGGATATCAAGAAGATGTATCCGTATATGTTTGACATGGTCATCGACGCCACCCGCCGCATGGGTGACGATCTCCCGTTTGCGATTCCCGAAGAGGAAGCGGCGTATCTGACCTTGCATTTTCAGGCCGCGGTGGAACGATTAAGCCAACCCGCGGCGAAGCCGAAGCAGATTATCACGGTTTGCCATATGGGGATCGGCGTGTCGCATATTTTGCGTACCAAGCTGGAGCGGAAATTCCCGGAGCTGAAGGTGCTGGATTCCGTCCGCAAGGTCGATTTGCCCGCTTATCTCGCCCGGGAGACCGTCGATTTTATCGTGTCCACGACGCCGCTGGAGAACGTCAAACCACCGCATATCGTTGTATCGCCGCTGCTCGATTCGAGGGATATCCGGAAGCTCGAAGGGTTCATCGGCCGGATGAACGAGGAAAGCGATCCTTCCGATTCGGGCTCCATCCTGCGGCAGTTTACCCGGCCTTCCCTTGTTTTCCCGCTGGCCTGCTTTGGCCACCGCTTTGAAATCATCGAATATCTCGCGAACCGGCTGCATGAGCAAGGTTTTGTGGAGCAGGATTATGCCCACCAGGCTTTGCTCCGGGAACGCGTCTCGGCGACAACGATCGGCGGCGGCATTGCCATTCCCCATGGCGATCCCAAGCTGATCCGAAGTTCGCAAATCGCCGTAGCCACCTTAAAAGAACCGCTGGATTGGGACCAGGAGAAAGTGTCCGTCGTATTTATGCTCGCCCTGGACCATCGGGATCAGGACAGCATGAAGAAGCTGTTCCAGCGCCTGTCGCTGCTCAGCGAACAGCCGTCCGCGGTCGAGCGTATAATCCGGGCGGACACCCCCGAGGAACTGCTGGGATGCCTGTAG
- a CDS encoding fructose-specific PTS transporter subunit EIIC, whose amino-acid sequence MKLLAITSCPNGIAHTYMAAENLQKAADKLGIDMKVETQGSIGVENQFTEEEIRQADGIIIAADKYVDKSRFIGKKLLVAGVQEGIRTPEELIQKMLRGEAAVYRGSNEADDRPAKAAPGKQQNQFYRHLMSGVSYMIPFIVVGGLLIAIALSIGGVPTPGGLQIPEDSFWKTIEKLGAASFTFMVPILAGFIAFSIADRPGLAPGLIGGYIAANGSFYGSEAGAGFIGGIIAGFLAGYVALWIKKWKVPKPIVPIMPIIIIPVLSSLIVGLAFIYLLGGPIAQVFAWMTAWLASMQGTSSILLALILGAMISFDMGGPVNKVAFMFGSAMIAEGNYHVMGPIAVAICIPPIGLGLATFMFKRKFHDAERESGKAAFTMGLFGITEGAIPFASQDPLRVIPSIMVGSMAGSVIAMLGNVGDRVAHGGPIVAVLGAVDNVLMFFVAVIIGAIVTALMIKLLKKDQVAPQLAGGSEAYEEAAPAAELRGRAQERRLERRLERQLEEPKEQRLERRLEEPKEQPQKQPHEQQLERHLEWQHEQRSEQKQEPQQLDLPVITSREAKAGTGADRPPEQRAVSKLTDILDLNLIETSLTASTRDGVIDEMIGKLETAGALTSREEFKLAILNRERESSTAIGMNIAVPHGKSSAVLKPRVVFGMKPEGVDWDSADGTPAKLIFMIAVPAENKGNEHLKILQMLSRKLMDDSFRERLLNVKTKQSAYELLDEIQ is encoded by the coding sequence ATGAAATTGTTGGCCATCACCTCATGCCCAAACGGGATTGCCCATACGTATATGGCGGCGGAAAACTTGCAGAAAGCCGCGGACAAATTAGGCATTGACATGAAAGTGGAAACCCAGGGCTCGATCGGGGTGGAAAACCAGTTTACGGAGGAGGAAATCCGCCAGGCGGACGGGATCATCATCGCGGCGGACAAGTACGTGGACAAAAGCCGGTTCATCGGCAAAAAACTGCTGGTGGCGGGCGTACAGGAAGGAATCCGCACCCCGGAAGAACTGATCCAAAAAATGCTCCGCGGCGAAGCTGCCGTGTACCGGGGGAGCAACGAGGCGGACGATCGTCCCGCCAAGGCCGCGCCGGGCAAACAGCAAAACCAGTTTTACCGGCATTTGATGAGCGGCGTTTCTTACATGATTCCGTTCATCGTCGTCGGCGGTTTGCTGATCGCCATCGCGCTGTCGATCGGCGGCGTACCGACGCCGGGCGGCCTGCAAATTCCCGAGGATTCGTTCTGGAAAACGATCGAGAAGCTGGGGGCCGCGTCCTTTACGTTTATGGTGCCGATTCTAGCCGGGTTCATCGCCTTTAGCATCGCCGACCGGCCCGGATTGGCGCCGGGTCTGATCGGCGGCTACATCGCCGCCAACGGCAGCTTCTACGGCAGCGAAGCCGGCGCCGGGTTTATCGGCGGAATTATCGCCGGCTTCCTCGCCGGTTACGTGGCCTTGTGGATCAAGAAATGGAAAGTGCCGAAACCGATCGTCCCGATCATGCCGATCATCATCATCCCGGTGCTTTCCTCGCTGATCGTCGGCCTGGCCTTTATCTATCTGCTGGGCGGCCCGATCGCCCAGGTATTCGCTTGGATGACCGCCTGGCTCGCCAGCATGCAGGGGACCAGCTCCATTCTGCTCGCACTTATTCTGGGCGCCATGATCTCCTTTGATATGGGCGGCCCCGTCAACAAGGTTGCCTTTATGTTCGGCTCCGCGATGATCGCCGAGGGGAACTATCACGTTATGGGCCCGATCGCCGTGGCGATTTGCATTCCGCCGATCGGTCTCGGCCTGGCCACGTTTATGTTCAAGCGGAAATTCCATGACGCCGAGCGCGAATCCGGAAAAGCGGCCTTTACGATGGGCTTGTTCGGCATCACCGAAGGCGCGATTCCGTTCGCTTCGCAGGACCCACTGCGCGTCATTCCGAGCATTATGGTCGGCTCCATGGCCGGTTCCGTGATCGCCATGCTCGGGAACGTCGGCGACCGGGTAGCTCACGGCGGGCCAATCGTGGCGGTATTGGGTGCGGTCGATAACGTGCTGATGTTTTTCGTCGCCGTGATTATCGGCGCGATTGTGACCGCGCTGATGATCAAGCTGCTTAAAAAGGACCAGGTTGCCCCTCAGTTGGCCGGCGGTTCCGAAGCTTATGAAGAGGCCGCGCCGGCCGCGGAGCTGAGGGGACGGGCACAGGAGCGGCGGCTGGAGCGGCGGCTGGAACGGCAGTTAGAGGAGCCGAAGGAGCAGCGGCTGGAACGGCGGTTGGAAGAGCCGAAGGAGCAGCCGCAGAAGCAGCCGCACGAGCAGCAGTTGGAACGGCATCTGGAATGGCAGCACGAGCAGCGGAGCGAGCAGAAGCAGGAGCCGCAGCAGCTGGACTTGCCCGTCATAACCAGCCGTGAAGCCAAGGCTGGAACCGGAGCCGATAGACCACCGGAACAACGTGCAGTCAGCAAGCTGACGGACATCCTTGATTTGAACCTGATCGAGACTTCATTGACCGCATCGACGCGGGACGGCGTCATCGATGAAATGATCGGCAAATTGGAAACGGCAGGCGCGCTAACCTCGCGGGAGGAGTTTAAACTAGCAATTCTAAACCGCGAGCGGGAAAGCTCCACCGCAATCGGAATGAATATCGCCGTTCCCCACGGGAAATCATCCGCCGTTCTCAAGCCGCGGGTCGTATTCGGGATGAAGCCGGAAGGCGTCGACTGGGACAGCGCGGACGGAACGCCGGCGAAGCTGATCTTTATGATCGCCGTCCCTGCCGAAAATAAAGGCAACGAGCATCTAAAAATTTTGCAGATGCTGTCCCGAAAGCTGATGGACGACAGCTTTAGAGAGCGCTTGTTGAACGTAAAAACCAAGCAATCGGCCTACGAGCTTCTGGATGAGATTCAATAA
- a CDS encoding IS110 family transposase: MQSTTKFVGLDVSKEKISVAIADASGETPRYYGSIPHTPAALRKLIKELGPAETLSFCYEAGPTGYETYRWITSMGAHCVVIAPSLIPKRPGDHVKTDRRDAEQLARLFRAGELTPVYVPEREDEALRELVRAREAAKEDAHRARQRILKFLLRHHIEPPATIKRRWTRKYRSWLEQLTFPYEPMQVAFDEMLHTLNEIEQRMGRLEKALVQQATVGSKATLIRVLQSLRGIGLLTAVTLAAEIGSFTRFRSPAQLMAYLGLVPRESSTGLSTRRGSMTKAGNGRLRRSLVESAWSYRHRPAVKGDLAKRLDGMPADIQLLSWKAQERLHYKYRHLIFGKNKHKNVAVGAVARELTGFIWAVARTVEQPVAN, encoded by the coding sequence ATGCAGTCTACCACAAAATTCGTCGGTTTAGATGTATCCAAAGAAAAAATTTCGGTTGCTATTGCAGATGCAAGCGGTGAAACTCCTCGCTATTACGGGAGCATTCCTCACACCCCGGCGGCGCTGCGCAAGCTGATCAAAGAACTGGGACCGGCCGAAACGCTATCGTTTTGTTATGAGGCAGGTCCGACAGGTTACGAAACCTATCGCTGGATCACCTCCATGGGAGCCCATTGCGTTGTCATTGCTCCGTCGCTTATTCCCAAACGCCCTGGCGATCACGTGAAGACGGATCGACGGGACGCCGAGCAGCTTGCCCGTCTGTTTCGTGCAGGAGAATTGACTCCTGTCTACGTCCCGGAGCGGGAAGACGAGGCTTTGCGGGAGTTGGTTCGCGCCCGGGAGGCCGCCAAAGAGGACGCGCATCGGGCACGCCAGCGGATATTGAAGTTCCTGCTCCGCCATCACATCGAACCGCCGGCTACGATAAAGCGTCGTTGGACCCGGAAGTACCGTTCCTGGCTGGAGCAACTGACATTCCCTTATGAGCCCATGCAAGTAGCCTTCGACGAGATGCTCCATACCTTAAATGAGATCGAGCAGCGGATGGGGCGTTTGGAAAAAGCCTTGGTTCAGCAAGCCACGGTCGGCTCCAAGGCAACTCTGATTCGGGTGCTTCAGTCCCTGCGTGGGATTGGACTACTGACGGCCGTCACTCTAGCTGCTGAGATCGGTTCATTTACTCGCTTCCGCTCCCCGGCCCAACTCATGGCGTATTTAGGGTTGGTTCCTCGTGAGAGTTCAACCGGCCTGAGTACTCGGCGCGGAAGTATGACCAAAGCCGGTAACGGGCGCTTGCGCCGATCCTTGGTGGAATCCGCCTGGAGCTACCGTCATCGGCCTGCGGTGAAAGGAGATCTCGCCAAGCGTTTGGATGGCATGCCGGCCGATATACAACTGTTGTCGTGGAAAGCGCAAGAAAGATTGCATTACAAATACCGTCATCTCATTTTTGGAAAGAACAAACACAAAAATGTGGCCGTAGGCGCGGTGGCCAGGGAGCTAACCGGGTTCATATGGGCTGTTGCTCGAACGGTGGAACAACCGGTGGCTAACTAA
- the pyk gene encoding pyruvate kinase: MLRTKIICTLGPASDAAGVLQDMIRAGMTVGRLNMAHGELEEHARRIAQVRAAARELNTFVPIMMDIKGPEVRIGKLREAFAELKAGEELVLTTEQIAGDAARISVNYPDMPKVVREGGRILIDDGLVELRVLSAAGSEIRCRIVSGGKLKPNKGVNLPGIKTTLPGVTERDIRHIHFGLEQGVEMIAVSFVRKGDDIREVRRILQEQNAGHVQIVSKIENEEGIADLDNIIEASDGIMVARGDMGVEVPVEEVPVRQKEIIDKCNLAGKPVIVATHMLESMQVNPRPTRAEVSDVYNAVMQGADVVMLSGESAAGKYPVESVRTMAAVARRAESMIDYGEQFNRRRRLHATNITEVISQGAVSASLELDAKVILTSTESGFTAQMVSKYRPKAPIVAIAHHPHVLVKLCLLSGVFPYLGGPVTTTDEMFDSAIQSAVKSGYAQEGDIVVLSAGLPLGQAGTTNLIQIRQI; the protein is encoded by the coding sequence ATGCTGCGGACTAAAATCATTTGTACGCTTGGCCCGGCTAGCGATGCCGCCGGGGTGCTGCAGGACATGATTCGGGCGGGAATGACGGTGGGCCGGCTGAACATGGCGCACGGAGAATTGGAGGAGCACGCGCGGCGGATCGCCCAGGTGCGCGCGGCGGCGCGAGAGTTAAACACGTTTGTCCCCATCATGATGGATATTAAGGGGCCGGAGGTCCGGATCGGCAAATTGCGCGAGGCGTTCGCAGAGCTAAAGGCCGGCGAGGAACTGGTTTTGACGACGGAGCAGATCGCCGGGGATGCCGCGCGGATTTCGGTCAATTATCCCGATATGCCCAAGGTGGTGCGGGAGGGCGGCCGGATTCTGATCGACGACGGGCTGGTGGAGCTGCGCGTCCTGTCCGCAGCAGGCTCGGAGATCCGCTGCCGCATCGTCAGCGGCGGTAAGCTCAAGCCGAACAAGGGCGTGAACCTGCCCGGCATCAAAACGACGCTGCCCGGGGTGACGGAACGGGACATCCGGCACATTCATTTTGGACTGGAGCAAGGCGTGGAAATGATCGCCGTTTCGTTTGTGCGGAAAGGGGATGATATCCGCGAAGTGCGGCGGATTTTGCAGGAGCAGAATGCCGGCCACGTGCAGATCGTTTCCAAGATCGAAAATGAAGAAGGGATTGCCGACCTCGACAACATTATCGAGGCGTCGGACGGGATCATGGTCGCCCGCGGGGATATGGGCGTGGAGGTGCCGGTCGAGGAAGTGCCGGTGAGGCAAAAGGAGATCATCGATAAGTGCAATCTGGCGGGGAAGCCGGTGATCGTGGCTACGCATATGCTTGAGTCGATGCAGGTGAACCCGCGGCCGACGAGGGCCGAAGTGAGCGACGTGTACAACGCGGTGATGCAGGGGGCCGACGTCGTAATGCTGTCCGGGGAGTCGGCGGCCGGCAAATACCCGGTGGAGTCCGTACGCACGATGGCGGCGGTGGCCCGCAGGGCGGAGTCGATGATTGACTACGGCGAGCAATTCAACCGCAGAAGAAGGCTGCATGCCACCAACATCACGGAGGTAATCAGCCAAGGTGCGGTCAGCGCTTCCCTGGAGCTGGACGCCAAAGTGATCCTCACCTCCACCGAAAGCGGCTTTACCGCCCAGATGGTGTCCAAATACCGGCCAAAGGCCCCGATCGTGGCGATCGCGCATCATCCGCATGTGCTGGTCAAGTTATGCCTTTTGTCCGGGGTCTTCCCTTATTTGGGAGGGCCGGTGACCACCACCGACGAGATGTTTGATTCGGCGATTCAAAGCGCGGTGAAGTCCGGGTATGCACAGGAAGGGGACATAGTCGTGCTGTCCGCGGGTTTGCCTCTTGGGCAGGCGGGAACCACCAACTTAATCCAAATCCGGCAGATTTAA
- a CDS encoding DsrE family protein translates to MKNKVIFLTTDSIGSGERELGAQLLETFATLLKQREQLPAAVFCVNRGVLALTEQSFASLHLKELEARGVPVLACGTCVDYYGIRDRLAAGEVSSMGRFLELAEQYEVITIA, encoded by the coding sequence CAAAGTGATTTTTCTTACGACGGACAGTATAGGCAGCGGTGAACGGGAGCTTGGCGCGCAGTTGCTGGAAACCTTCGCGACGCTGCTGAAGCAGCGGGAGCAGCTGCCGGCCGCGGTTTTTTGCGTAAACCGGGGCGTGCTGGCTTTGACGGAGCAATCGTTCGCTTCGCTGCATCTGAAGGAGCTGGAGGCGCGCGGCGTGCCCGTGCTGGCCTGCGGCACCTGCGTCGACTATTACGGGATTCGGGATCGGCTGGCAGCCGGCGAGGTGTCCAGCATGGGGCGTTTCCTGGAACTGGCGGAACAATACGAGGTGATCACGATCGCTTAA